DNA sequence from the Alkalilimnicola ehrlichii MLHE-1 genome:
CGGTGGCGGCCATTCGCCCGGCGCTGGTCAACGGTAAGCCGTCGCTGGAGGTGGACGAGCAGAAGTGCATCTGCTGCGGCGCCTGCTATCCGCCCTGTCCCCCCATGGAGATCAACGACCCGGAGCACTCCAAACTGGCGATCTGGATCGGGGGCAACCACTCCAACGCCCGTGGCGCGCCCACCTTCCACAAGCTGGTCTGTTCCGGGCTGCCCAACAACCCGCCGCGTTGGCCGGAGGTGGCCGAGGTGGTCAAGAAGATCCTCCACGTCTACCGCGAGGACGCCCGCGACTATGAGCGGGTGGGCGAGTGGGTGGAGCGCATCGGCTGGCCGCGCTTCTTCGAGCTCACCAACCTGCCGTTCACCAAGTTCCACATCGAGAACTGGCGCGGCTCCCGGCAAACCCTCAATGCCTCTGCGCATGTGCGCTTCTAAGCGGGAGGTGGCATGAAATTCGGAATCCTGGTCAATGAAGGGCCCTACCAGCACCAGGCCGCGGACAGCGCCTACCTGTTCGCCAAGGCGGCCTTGGAGATGGGGCACGAAGTGCCGCGGGTGTTCTTCTACATGGACGGCGTGAACAACGCCAACAAGCTGCAGGAGCCGCAGCAGGACGACCGCAACGTGGTGCAGCGCTGGTCGGAGCTGGCCGAGAGCCACGAGGTGGACCTGGTGGTCTGTGTCGCGGCCGCCCTGCGCCGCGGCATCAAGGACGAGATCCTCGCCCCGGGGTTTCGCATCTCCGGGCTGGGCCAGCTGGTGGAAATCGGGGTCGAGGCGGACCGCCTGGTGACCTTCGGCGACTGAACGGGAGGACAACCCAATGGATGAATTTGAGGACGATGCCGGCGTGATCAAGCGCTTCATGTTCGTCAACCGCAAGGCGCCGCACGGCACCATCTACGCCCTGGAATCCCTGGAGGTGGTGCTGATCAGCGCCGCCTTCGACCAGGACGTCAGCCTCGCCTTCCTGGACGACGGCGTCTACCAGCTGCGCAAGGACCAGGACCCGGCCGCGGTGGACATGAAGAACTTCTCGCGCACCTACCGCGCCCTGGAGGGCTACGACATCGAGAAGCTCTACGTCTGCAAGGACTCGCTGGCGGAACGCGGCCTGACGGAAGAGGACCTGGTGGTGGACGTGGAGGTGCTGGATCGCGCCGCCATGGCCAGAACAATGGCCGAGCAGGACGTGGTCCTGTCTTTCTAAGGGAGTGGGAAAGATGCTGCACACCGTCAACAAATCCCCGTTTCGGACCAACGACCTGCAGAGCTGCCTGCGGCACCTCGGCGACGGCGCCCTGCTGCTCATTGAGGATGCCGTATACGCGGCCACGCCGGGCACCCGGGTGGCGGACCAAGTGGAACAGGTCGCCTCCCAGAACGCGGTTTACGTATTGGCCAACGACCTGCAGGCCCGCGGGGTCTCCCAGGACCAACTGATCCCGGGCGTCAAGCCGGTGGACTACCAGGGTTTCGTCGAACTCGTGGTCGAGCACGGTACCCCGCAGGCCTGGCTGTAACGGAAACCCATCGATCAATCACATCACGCGCTGAACGACAGCCAACGGAGGAAACCATGGCGATTGAAGTCAACGGCACCACCATCGAGACCGACGAGGAAGGCTACCTCACCAATCTGGAGGAATGGAGCCCGGAGCTGGCCGAGCTCATGGCCCAGGAGGACGACCTGGAGCTGACCGAGAACCACTGGGAGGTCATCAACTTCCTGCGTGAGTACTACGAGGAATACCAGATCGCACCGGCGATCCGGGTGCTGACCAAGCAGATCGGCAAGCGTTTCGGCAAGGAGAAGGGCAACAGCAAGTACCTCTACGAGCTGTTCCCCTACGGCCCGGCCAAGCAGGCCTGCCGCTACGCCGGCCTGCCCAAGCCCACGGGCTGTGTGTAACCCGTTTCTCAATAGCCATTGACCCACGGCGGGGAGGAAAGCGCAGTGTCGGCACTGATTGCCCTACTCTTCTATCTGGCCACAGCGGTATTGCTGGCGGGGTTGGCCTGGCGCATCTATTTATACGCCCGGACGCCCGCGCCGCTGCGCATTCCCACCACCCCCGCCCCCACCACCCGCGGCGGCGCGGCGTTGCGTGTCGCCCGCGAGGTGGTCCTTTTTCAAAGCCTGTTCCGCGCCAACAAGTGGATCTGGCTGCTCGGCTGGGCCTTCCATGTGGCCCTGCTGCTCGTCTTGCTGCGTCACTTGCGGTATTTCATCGAGCCGGTTTGGGGCTGGGTGGTGCTGATCCAGCCCTTCGGGCTCTACGCCGGCTTCGTCATGGTGGCCGCCCTGATCGGGCTCTGGATCCGCCGGATCGGCGTGGCCCGGATCAAGGCCATCACGGGGCCCTCGGATCACCTCATGCTCGCCCTGCTGGTGGCCATCGGGCTCTCCGGCCTGGGCATGAAGTACCTGCAGCCCACCGACATCACCGGCGTCAAGGCCTACATGCTGGGGCTGATGCGCTTCGACTGGCAGCCGCTGCCCGGCGACCCGCTGCTCATCCTCCACCTGCTGTTGGTCGCTGCGCTGATGATCGTCTTCCCGTTCAGTAAGTTGCTGCACGCCCCCGGGGTGTTTTTCAGCCCCACCCGCAACCAACCCGACAACCCACGTGAGCGTCGCCACCTGGCGCCCTGGGCCGCGGCCCTGGAGCGCGGGACGGCCTCTGCCCATCCGAACCCGGCCCGCGAAGAGGTGCAGTCGTGAAGAAACCCAGCTTCGAGACCCCGAGCCTGCCGGAGTACGTGGACACCCCGGAGCTTCAGCCAGGCGCCACCGCAGAGGTCAAGCCCTATGTGGCCGCGGAGAAGCACCAGACCCCCCTGGGCTTCCCGGGGGAGCTGCCGGACGACTGGCAGGACCGTGCCCTGACCCGTTTCGAGGAACTGCTGGAGCGCAACCGCGGGCTGCGGGTCTATATGGACGCCTGCGTCCGCTGCGGTGCCTGCACCGACAAGTGTCACTACTTCCTCGGCACCGGTGATCCGAGCAACATGCCGGTGGCGCGTCAGAACCTGATGCGCGACGTCTATCGGCGCTACTTCACCCCGGCCGGCCGCACCTTCCCCAAGCTGGTAGGCGCCCGCGATCTCACCCGCGACGTCCTGGATGAGTGGTTCACCTACTTCCACCAGTGCTCCCAGTGCCGGCGCTGCTCGGTCTTCTGCCCCTATGGTATCGATACCGCCGAGATCTCCATGGCCGCCCGCGAGATCCTGGACGCCGCCGGCTACGGCCAGAAATACAGCAACGAGATCATCGGCAAGGTCCACACCATCGGCAACAACCTGGGCCTGCCCGGCCCGGCCCTGGAGGACACCCTCGAGGACCTGGAGGAGGACCTGGAGGACGAGACCGGTCAGCCGGTGAAGCTCCCCCTCGATCAGGAGGGCGCCGATGTCCTCCTGGTCACCCCCTCGGCGGACTTCTTCGCGGAGCCTCACATCGACGGGCTGATGGGTTACGCCAAGGTCTTTCACCAGGCCGGCCTGTCCTGGACGCTCAGCACCCACGCCTCGGAGGCCGCCAACTTCGCCATGTTCATCGGCAGCTACGAGAACATGCGCAAGGTTGCCCTGCGTATCCGCGAGGCGGCGGTAAAGCTGGGGGTTAAGCGCATCGTGGTGGGCGAGTGCGGTCACGCCTGGCGCGTCGCCTACAGCTTTTGGAACACCCTGGCGGGGATCGGCCACGGCGCCGAGCCCGACGATGAGTACGCGCGGATCCTGCAGGACCAGCTCGATCCCAACTACCCGGTGCCACAGCACATCGTGGAACTCACCAACGACCTGGTGGACCGTGGCGTCGTCAAGCTCGACCCCGACGCCAATGCCGATATGCGCTTGACCTTCCACGACTCCTGCAACGTGGCCCGGGCCTCGCGCATGGGCAGCGCCCCCGGCGGCCAATTTCAACTTCCGCGCCGCCTGCTCCGCGCCAGCCTGCCCCGGGACAACTTCCACGACATGGCGGCAGAGACCATCGGCGACCGCACCTTTTGTTGCGGCGGTGGCGGCGGCCTGCTCACCGACGAGCTGATGGAGATCCGGGTCAAGGGGGCCATGCCCCGCATGCAGGCGCTGCGCGAGGCCATGGACCAACACGGCACCACGCATATGGCCGCCATCTGCGCCATCTGCAAGACCCAGTTCAGCAAGGTGCTGCCCTATTACGACATGCCCCCGGACATGATCGTGAGCCTGCACCAAGTCGTGGGCAACGCCATCCGTATGGACGCCTCGGACGTCTAGCCAGATACCGGGCCCCCGGGCCCGCACAAGATTGGGGAGCAAGCCAAATGAGCACCACCACCAACGAGATGCAGTCGCTGACCCTGCGCCGATTCAAGGAGGGCGACCATCAGCCCAAGGACTGGCAGGAGCAGATCTTCCAGGCCGGCTGGTCGCACAAGTGCCCCACCTATGTGCACCGGACACCGCCGTGCCAGGGCAGTTGCCCGGCGGGCGAGGATATCCGGGGCTGGTTGCAGATTGCCCGCGGACTGGACAAGCCGACGGCGGACGAACCCTGGCAGGCCTATGCCTTCCGTCGCCTCACCGAGGCGAACCCCTTTCCTGCGGTAATGGGCCGGGTCTGCCCCGCCCCCTGCGAACAGGGGTGCAACCGTAACGCGGTGGAGGATCACGTTGGCATCAACGCCGTGGAACATAAGATTGGCGACTGGGCGCGGGAAAATGATCTGAAATTCGATGCCCCGGGCGAGCCCACCGGCCGCCACGTGGCGATCATCGGCAGCGGCCCGGCCGGTATGGCCGCGGCTTACCAACTGCGCAAACGGGGCCATGCCTGCACCCTGTTCGAGGCCCAGGAGGAACTGGGCGGCATGATGCGCTACGGCATCCCGGGCTACCGCGTCCCGCGGCAGGTTCTCGATGCCGAGATCCAGCGCATCCTCGACCTGGGCGTGGAGGTCCGCACCGGGGTCTGGGTCGGCCGGGACATCACCATCGAACAGCTCGACAACGACTACGACGCCGTTCTCTGGGCGGTCGGCACCCACAAAGGGCGCGACCTGCCGGTGGAGGGCTTCGAGGCGGCGCCCAACTGCCTCACCGGTGTGGACTTCCTGCGGGCCTTCAACGAGGGCCGGCTGCACGCGGTGAGCGACCGGGTCATCGTGATCGGCGGCGGTGACACCTCCATCGACGTGGCCTCGGTCGCCCGCCGGCTTGGCTACAGCTCGGAGCTCGGCGACAACCAGGGCGTGGAGCACGTGGTGATGGGCTATACCGCCCACGATGCCGCCAGCCTGGCGGTGCGGGAAGGGGCCAAGGTCACCCTCACCTCCCTGTTCCCGCGCGAGGAGATGACTGCCACCGACCAAGAGGTGGAGGACGCCCTGCGCGAGGGGGTGGACATCAAGGCCGGCGTCATGCCGGTGGCCGTAATCACCGATGACGAGGGCAGGGCCACCGCCGTGCGCTTCGCCGAATGCCGGATGGAGAAAAACCGCCCCGTCCCCCTGGAAGGCACGGAGTTCGAGGTCGAGACCGACCTGGTGATCTCGGCCATCGGCCAGATGGGCAACCTGGAGGGGCTGGAGGCGCTGGACAACGGCAACGGCTTCATGGACTGCGACCCCCACTTCCAGGTCAAGGGTCGACCGGGGCACTTCGTGGCCGGGGACATCATCCGCCCGCACCTGCTGACCACCGCCATCGGCCAGGCCCGCAGCGCGGTCGCCAGCATGGATCACTACTTCCAGACCGGCGAACCCGCCAAGTTCCCCAAGATCAACGTCCTGCACTTCAACCTGCTGCAGGCGATGCGCAAGGCGGGCCAGGAGCCGACGCCCTACGAGCCGCAGCCGGTGCGCGGCACCGCCGACTCGGCTTTCGCCGTCCACAACTACGAGGACCGCTCCAAGGTCGAGATCATCAAACACGACCAGCTCTTCCTCGGCCATTTCAAGCCGACACCACGCCACCAGCGCCAGCATCGCGAGATCAGTGAAGACTCGGTGATCGGTGATTTCGATGAGCGGCTCCATCCGTTGTCCGATGAGGAGGCCGTCGCTGAGGCCGAGCGCTGCATGAGTTGCGGCCTCTGCTTCGAGTGCGACAACTGCCTGATCTACTGCCCCCAGGACGCGGTCGAGCGGGTGCCGAAAAAGGAACGCGCGACCGGTCGCTACGTGCAGACCGATTACACCCGCTGCATCGGCTGTCATATCTGCCGCGATGTCTGCCCCACCGGTTACATCGAGATGGGGCTGGGGGAATAAGCCCCGGAGGAGCCGTCTATGCGACACCGTTACCTGCTGGGCGCGGCCGTGCTGCTGGTGATACTGGCCGGTGCCACCTATGCCCTCACCCCCACGGCGCCGGACCGGGATCAGGCCGGGCGCGTGCCGGTGCCGCTGCTGCCGGAGGCGGCGGGTGAGGCCTGCATCGCTGACCCGGAGACCATGCGCCGCGAGCACATGCACCTGCTGGCGAAACAGAAGCGCGACGGCGTGCGGCACGGGATCCGCCGCGACGACCAAAGCCTACAGGCCTGTGTGGACTGCCACGCGGTGCGCCCGGAGCAGTCCCTGGCCGAGCAGAGCCGCCTGGGCAGCCGTGAGCCCATGGCCTTCTGTATCAACTGCCACAGCTACAACGCCGTGCGCTTGGACTGCTTTGAGTGCCACTCGTCGACACCGAGCGATCCGGACCACAGGCACACGCTGGAGGGGACCGGGGTGCCCACCGGCCATTACCGCAAGCCACGGCTCGAGGGGTTGGACCTGGGCGCGCTGTCCCGGGCCTACGCCGCGGACACCCCCAGCACCAGCCGCGAACAGGGAGGGGCCAACGATGAGCAGTGATCCGCGCGAACAGGGCTGCGCCCGCAACGGGGGAGACACCCCGTGCAACCCGACGCGCCGCCGTATGCTCGCTGCCGGCGCCGGGCTGCTGGGCCTGTCGGTGGCACCGGGGGTATTCCTGATGCAGGCCGGCGCCACATCGGACGCCGGCACCGCCACCGGGGCCTCCCCCCGGGTCCGCTGGGGACTGCTGATCGACACCACCCGCTGCGCCGAGGGCTGTGACGCCTGCGTGCGCGCCTGCCGGGAGGAAAACGGCTGGGCCCATCTGGGCCAGGCACCGACCGATGCCCAGTGGATCCGCAAGGTGACGGTCAGCGATCCGGACACCGGCCACAGCCAGAGCCTGCCGGTGATGTGCCAGCACTGCGCCCATCCGCCCTGCGTCCAGGTCTGCCCCACCGGCGCGTCCATGCAGCGGGCCGACGGCATCGTCCAGGTGGACAAGCACCTCTGCATCGGTTGCCGCTATTGCATGATGGCCTGCCCCTATAAGGCGCGCTCCTTCGTTCATGAGCCGGTCACCGAGTTCTCCCCCAACAGCCCCCGGGGCAAGGGCACGGTGGAGTCCTGCCACCTGTGCGTGCACCGGATCGACCGGGGCCAGTTGCCCGCCTGCGTGACCCGCTGCGCCTCAGAAGGGGGCGGGGCTATGGTCTTCGGCGATCTCAACGATCCGGACAGCGACATCTCGCAGGCCCTGAGCCGCCACGGCGGCCGGGCCATCCGCCAGGACCTGGGGCTGAACCCCGGCGTGCGGTACCAGGGCATCTGAGGGGATTCGGCAATGAGTCAACGCATCCAATACCGCGAATTGACCGACAACGGGACGGGCTATCTGGCCGTGCAGGCCGGCCTGGCACTGCTGGTCCTGCTGGGCGCCGGCGTGGCGCTGTGGATGATGAATGTCGGGCACTACGTGACCGGCATGGACAACCAGGTGGTCTGGGGCACGCCCCACGTCTTCGCCGTGCTGCTGATCCTGGCCGCCTCGGGGGCGCTCAACGTCGCCTCACTGGCCTCGGTGTTCGGCCGCAGCGAGTACAAACCGCTCTCGCGCCTTTCCGGCGTGCTGGCCATGGCCCTGCTGGCCGGGGGGCTGGCGGTGCTGGTCCTGGACCTCGGCCGACCGGACCGGCTGATCGTGGCCATGACCCACTACAACCTGCAGTCCATCTTCGCCTGGAACATCTTCCTGTACACCGGCTTCTTTGTCGTGGTGGCGGTGTACCTGTGGTTCCAGATGGAGCGGCGGATGAACCGCCATGCCAACGCCGCGGGCACTGTGGCCTTCGCCTGGCGCATCGTGCTCACCACCGGCACCGGCTCGATCTTCGGCTTCCTGGTGGCCCGCAGCGCCTTCGACACCGCCCTACTCGCCCCGCTGTTCATCGCCGCATCCCTGAGTTACGGCACCGCCGCCTTCATCCTGGTGGCCAGCGGCCTCCTTCGGGTACAGAACCGCCGGCTGCCGCAAGAGCTGCTCAGGGGATTGGGCCGCCTGCAGGTGCTGTTTATTCTCGCTACCGTCTACCTGCTGGCCATCTACCTGGTCACCCACGCCTACATGCCGGACCGCCACGGCGTCCTGCGTTTCCTGTTGTTGGAGGGCGGGGTCTACCCGGCCCTCTTCTGGGGCGTCCAGATCCTGCTGGGGGCGGTGCTACCACTCTTCCTGCTGCTGACCGGCCCGGGCGCCGGCGCCCCGATGCGGTTGGTGGCCGCCGCTGGCCTGGTGTTGCTGGGCGGGCTGGCACACCTGTACGTCACCATCATCGGCGCCCAGGCCTATCCCTTGGCGCTGTTCCCCGGCATGACGGTGTCCAGCACCTTCTTCGACGGCCAGGTCACCCACTACGCCCCCACCCTGCCGGAGGTCGTGCTCGGCATAGGGGGCATCGCCCTGGCGACGCTGCTGGTCTGTCTCGCCACCCGGGTCCTGCCCATCGTCCCCGACGCACTGCCCGGCGAGGCCGAAGAGCGCCGCGAGGCCGAGGCCGCCACCCGCGAGCCGGACAGTGAAGCTGCGCCACAGACGGCCATCACCCAACAGGACACCGCCTGAAACGAGGGTTGCATCATGACCAAGTCCCTGCCACCGGAACACCCCTTTGCCACCGTCATCCGCACCCTGGGCAAGGGTCCCCAGAGCAGCCGCTCGCTCAGCCAGGAGGAGGCCGAGGCGGCCATGGGGGCGATCCTGGACGACGCCGTCCAGCCCATGCAACTGGGCGCCTTTCTCATGCTGTTGCGGGTCAAGGGGGAGACGGGTGAGGAGATGGCGGGCTTTGCCCGCGCCGCCCGGGCACGGCTGCAACGCCCTCATCAACCGCTGGCGGTGGACCTGGACTGGCCCAGCTATGCCGGCAAAAAGCGCCGCCTGCCCTGGTACCTGCTGGCGGCGAAGCTCCTGTCGCAGCAGGGCTACCGGATCCTGATGCACGGCTCCTCGGTCCATACCCCGGGACGGCTCTATGCCGAGACCGTGCTCGACCTGCTGGACCTGCCCCGCTGCAACAGTTGGGAGGAGGCCGGACGGGCCCTCGATCAGCACCACTTCGCCTACCTCCCGCTCGAAGTGCTCTCCCCCCGTATGGAGGCGTTGATCAACCTGCGCCCGGTGCTGGGCCTGCGCTCGCCCATCCATACCCTGGCCCGCCTGCTCAACCCGGCGAACGCCCCGGCCAGCCTGCACGGCATCTTCCACCCCGGCTATCTGCAGGTGCACCTGGCGGCTGCCGAGACCCTGGGCGAGCAGATGCTGGTGGTCAAGGGTGACGGCGGGGAGGCGGAGTTCATGCCGGACACCGTCTGCAAACTCCGCACGTCGGGGCTCCCCCTCCCCTCGGAGATCACCCTGGGGCCGTGGATGGAGCGCCAGGGCCGCAAGGGACTGGTGATGCCGGAAGCCGAGCAACTGATGCGCGTTTGGGAGGGGGACCTGGAGGACCGCTACGCCGAGTCGGCAGTGATCGGGACCACGGGTCTCGCTCTGCTGGCCATGAACCAACACGACAAACCCCAGGCCGCCTTCGACGAGGCGGCACGGCTCTGGGCCCGCCGGCCGGTGCCGGCCTGAACGGGAGGACGCTGCCATGGTCCGGCTACTGCTGAGTGCCACCCACAAGTCATCGGGCAAGACGGCCGTGGCCATCGGTCTGGCGGCGGCCCTGCGCCGGCGTGGCTGCCGGGTGCAGCCGTTCAAGAAAGGGCCGGACTACATCGATCCAGGGTGGCTGAGCCTGGCGGCCGGACGGCCCTGCCACGGCCTCGACTTCCACACCATGACCCGGGAGGAGATTCTCAGCACGCTGCACCGGCGTGCCGCGAACAGCGATGTGGTGCTGGTGGAGGGGACCAAAGGGCTGCACGACGGCGTCGATCCCGCCGGCAGCGACAGCAATGCCGCGCTGGCCCGGCTGCTGGACCTGCCGGTGGTACTGGTACTGGACACCCGGGGGATGACCCGGGGCGTCGCCCCGCTGGTGCTGGGCCAGCAGCAAATGCCCGGCTGCCCGCGGATCGCCGGTGTCATCCTCAACCGCACCGGCGGCAGCCGCCACGAGGCCAAGCTGCACCAGGCCATGGCCCGGCACACCGACATTCCGGTGCTGGGGGCGGTGGGCGAGGACCGCAGCCTGGCGATCGAAGAACCCTATCTCGGCCTGGTGCCGGCCCATGAGAGCGCCGACGCGCTGCCCGCCGTCAACCGCTTGGCGGAGGCCGTCGCTCAGAACTGCGACCTGCCGGCACTGGCCCAGGCCTGCGGCACCGAACCCCTGCCGCTGGCCGGCTTCCCCACCACCGAACCGCCTGCCGCCCGGGTCCGCATCGGCGTCCCCAGGGACGCCGCCTTCGGCTTCTACTACCCGGGGGACCTGGAGGCCCTGCAACAGGCGGGGGCCGAACTGGTGTTCTTTAACGCCCTGCGTGACCGGGATCTGCCGGCGGTGGACGGGCTGTTTATCGGCGGCGGCTTCCCTGAGCGCCACGCCCCGACCCTGTCCGCCAACCGCGGGATGCGGGAAGCGATCCGCCAGGCCAGTGAACGGGGCATGCCGATCTACGCCGAATGCGGCGGCCTCATGTACCTCTCGCGCAGCCTGAGCGTCGGCTGCGCACGGTACGCCATGTGTAACGCCCTCCCGGTGGACCTGGTGATGGAGCGACGACCCCAGGGACGCGGTTATATGCAGATCCAGGCCACCGGCGAGGGCCCCTTCAATCCACTGGCCGACGCCCAGCCGGCCCCGGCCCATGAGTTTCATTACTCGCGGTTGCTCACGGCCCCGGACGGGCTGCGCTATGCCTACCGGGTGCTGCGCGGCAACGGGTTGGGCAATGGCCATGACGGGATCGTCCATCGCAACACCCTGGCGGCCTACGCGCACCTGCGCCACGGCCAGCGCACCCCCTGGGCG
Encoded proteins:
- a CDS encoding respiratory nitrate reductase subunit gamma, yielding MSALIALLFYLATAVLLAGLAWRIYLYARTPAPLRIPTTPAPTTRGGAALRVAREVVLFQSLFRANKWIWLLGWAFHVALLLVLLRHLRYFIEPVWGWVVLIQPFGLYAGFVMVAALIGLWIRRIGVARIKAITGPSDHLMLALLVAIGLSGLGMKYLQPTDITGVKAYMLGLMRFDWQPLPGDPLLILHLLLVAALMIVFPFSKLLHAPGVFFSPTRNQPDNPRERRHLAPWAAALERGTASAHPNPAREEVQS
- the dsrO gene encoding sulfate reduction electron transfer complex DsrMKJOP subunit DsrO translates to MSSDPREQGCARNGGDTPCNPTRRRMLAAGAGLLGLSVAPGVFLMQAGATSDAGTATGASPRVRWGLLIDTTRCAEGCDACVRACREENGWAHLGQAPTDAQWIRKVTVSDPDTGHSQSLPVMCQHCAHPPCVQVCPTGASMQRADGIVQVDKHLCIGCRYCMMACPYKARSFVHEPVTEFSPNSPRGKGTVESCHLCVHRIDRGQLPACVTRCASEGGGAMVFGDLNDPDSDISQALSRHGGRAIRQDLGLNPGVRYQGI
- a CDS encoding glycosyl transferase family protein, producing the protein MTKSLPPEHPFATVIRTLGKGPQSSRSLSQEEAEAAMGAILDDAVQPMQLGAFLMLLRVKGETGEEMAGFARAARARLQRPHQPLAVDLDWPSYAGKKRRLPWYLLAAKLLSQQGYRILMHGSSVHTPGRLYAETVLDLLDLPRCNSWEEAGRALDQHHFAYLPLEVLSPRMEALINLRPVLGLRSPIHTLARLLNPANAPASLHGIFHPGYLQVHLAAAETLGEQMLVVKGDGGEAEFMPDTVCKLRTSGLPLPSEITLGPWMERQGRKGLVMPEAEQLMRVWEGDLEDRYAESAVIGTTGLALLAMNQHDKPQAAFDEAARLWARRPVPA
- the nrfD gene encoding NrfD/PsrC family molybdoenzyme membrane anchor subunit, which encodes MSQRIQYRELTDNGTGYLAVQAGLALLVLLGAGVALWMMNVGHYVTGMDNQVVWGTPHVFAVLLILAASGALNVASLASVFGRSEYKPLSRLSGVLAMALLAGGLAVLVLDLGRPDRLIVAMTHYNLQSIFAWNIFLYTGFFVVVAVYLWFQMERRMNRHANAAGTVAFAWRIVLTTGTGSIFGFLVARSAFDTALLAPLFIAASLSYGTAAFILVASGLLRVQNRRLPQELLRGLGRLQVLFILATVYLLAIYLVTHAYMPDRHGVLRFLLLEGGVYPALFWGVQILLGAVLPLFLLLTGPGAGAPMRLVAAAGLVLLGGLAHLYVTIIGAQAYPLALFPGMTVSSTFFDGQVTHYAPTLPEVVLGIGGIALATLLVCLATRVLPIVPDALPGEAEERREAEAATREPDSEAAPQTAITQQDTA
- a CDS encoding NAD(P)-binding protein, which translates into the protein MSTTTNEMQSLTLRRFKEGDHQPKDWQEQIFQAGWSHKCPTYVHRTPPCQGSCPAGEDIRGWLQIARGLDKPTADEPWQAYAFRRLTEANPFPAVMGRVCPAPCEQGCNRNAVEDHVGINAVEHKIGDWARENDLKFDAPGEPTGRHVAIIGSGPAGMAAAYQLRKRGHACTLFEAQEELGGMMRYGIPGYRVPRQVLDAEIQRILDLGVEVRTGVWVGRDITIEQLDNDYDAVLWAVGTHKGRDLPVEGFEAAPNCLTGVDFLRAFNEGRLHAVSDRVIVIGGGDTSIDVASVARRLGYSSELGDNQGVEHVVMGYTAHDAASLAVREGAKVTLTSLFPREEMTATDQEVEDALREGVDIKAGVMPVAVITDDEGRATAVRFAECRMEKNRPVPLEGTEFEVETDLVISAIGQMGNLEGLEALDNGNGFMDCDPHFQVKGRPGHFVAGDIIRPHLLTTAIGQARSAVASMDHYFQTGEPAKFPKINVLHFNLLQAMRKAGQEPTPYEPQPVRGTADSAFAVHNYEDRSKVEIIKHDQLFLGHFKPTPRHQRQHREISEDSVIGDFDERLHPLSDEEAVAEAERCMSCGLCFECDNCLIYCPQDAVERVPKKERATGRYVQTDYTRCIGCHICRDVCPTGYIEMGLGE
- the tusD gene encoding sulfurtransferase complex subunit TusD, with the translated sequence MKFGILVNEGPYQHQAADSAYLFAKAALEMGHEVPRVFFYMDGVNNANKLQEPQQDDRNVVQRWSELAESHEVDLVVCVAAALRRGIKDEILAPGFRISGLGQLVEIGVEADRLVTFGD
- a CDS encoding TusE/DsrC/DsvC family sulfur relay protein, whose translation is MAIEVNGTTIETDEEGYLTNLEEWSPELAELMAQEDDLELTENHWEVINFLREYYEEYQIAPAIRVLTKQIGKRFGKEKGNSKYLYELFPYGPAKQACRYAGLPKPTGCV
- the dsrK gene encoding sulfate reduction electron transfer complex DsrMKJOP subunit DsrK — its product is MKKPSFETPSLPEYVDTPELQPGATAEVKPYVAAEKHQTPLGFPGELPDDWQDRALTRFEELLERNRGLRVYMDACVRCGACTDKCHYFLGTGDPSNMPVARQNLMRDVYRRYFTPAGRTFPKLVGARDLTRDVLDEWFTYFHQCSQCRRCSVFCPYGIDTAEISMAAREILDAAGYGQKYSNEIIGKVHTIGNNLGLPGPALEDTLEDLEEDLEDETGQPVKLPLDQEGADVLLVTPSADFFAEPHIDGLMGYAKVFHQAGLSWTLSTHASEAANFAMFIGSYENMRKVALRIREAAVKLGVKRIVVGECGHAWRVAYSFWNTLAGIGHGAEPDDEYARILQDQLDPNYPVPQHIVELTNDLVDRGVVKLDPDANADMRLTFHDSCNVARASRMGSAPGGQFQLPRRLLRASLPRDNFHDMAAETIGDRTFCCGGGGGLLTDELMEIRVKGAMPRMQALREAMDQHGTTHMAAICAICKTQFSKVLPYYDMPPDMIVSLHQVVGNAIRMDASDV
- a CDS encoding cobyrinate a,c-diamide synthase codes for the protein MVRLLLSATHKSSGKTAVAIGLAAALRRRGCRVQPFKKGPDYIDPGWLSLAAGRPCHGLDFHTMTREEILSTLHRRAANSDVVLVEGTKGLHDGVDPAGSDSNAALARLLDLPVVLVLDTRGMTRGVAPLVLGQQQMPGCPRIAGVILNRTGGSRHEAKLHQAMARHTDIPVLGAVGEDRSLAIEEPYLGLVPAHESADALPAVNRLAEAVAQNCDLPALAQACGTEPLPLAGFPTTEPPAARVRIGVPRDAAFGFYYPGDLEALQQAGAELVFFNALRDRDLPAVDGLFIGGGFPERHAPTLSANRGMREAIRQASERGMPIYAECGGLMYLSRSLSVGCARYAMCNALPVDLVMERRPQGRGYMQIQATGEGPFNPLADAQPAPAHEFHYSRLLTAPDGLRYAYRVLRGNGLGNGHDGIVHRNTLAAYAHLRHGQRTPWATRFVEFVVAHSRGQAPGPYTTAARQAGGQS
- the tusC gene encoding sulfurtransferase complex subunit TusC, translated to MDEFEDDAGVIKRFMFVNRKAPHGTIYALESLEVVLISAAFDQDVSLAFLDDGVYQLRKDQDPAAVDMKNFSRTYRALEGYDIEKLYVCKDSLAERGLTEEDLVVDVEVLDRAAMARTMAEQDVVLSF
- the tusB gene encoding sulfurtransferase complex subunit TusB, which gives rise to MLHTVNKSPFRTNDLQSCLRHLGDGALLLIEDAVYAATPGTRVADQVEQVASQNAVYVLANDLQARGVSQDQLIPGVKPVDYQGFVELVVEHGTPQAWL